The proteins below are encoded in one region of Saccopteryx leptura isolate mSacLep1 chromosome 1, mSacLep1_pri_phased_curated, whole genome shotgun sequence:
- the MRPL21 gene encoding large ribosomal subunit protein bL21m, producing MAAAVAVSALPITFGQLVSACSRSILRPSGPGAASLWSASRRFGSQSTSLPQGYVPKTSLSSPPWPEVVLPDPAEETRHHAEVVRKVNGLIAAGQYGRLFAVVHFASHQWKVTSEDLILIDNELDIECGERIRLEKVLLVGADDFTLLGKPLLGKDLVRVEATVIEKTESWPKVNMKFRKRKNYRKKNIIVNPQTVLRINSIAIAPRLC from the exons ATGGCGGCGGCGGTGGCTGTCTCGGCGCTGCCAATTACTTTCGGGCAGCTGGTGTCCGCGTGCAGCCGCAGCATCCTCAGACCATCGGGACCCGGAGCGG cctCCCTGTGGTCTGCTTCTCGAAGGTTCGGTTCGCAGAGCACTTCGCTCCCACAAGG ATACGTTCCTAAAACATCCCTGAGTTCACCACCTTGGCCAGAAGTCGTTCTGCCAGACCCCGCCGAGGAGACCAGACATCATgcag AGGTCGTGCGGAAGGTGAACGGGCTGATCGCCGCTGGCCAGTACGGCAGGCTCTTTGCTGTGGTCCACTTCGCCAGCCACCAGTGGAAGGTGACGTCCGAAGACCTGATTTTAATCGACAACGAATTAGACATTGAGTGTGGGGAGAGGATTCGGCTGGAGAAG GTCCTGCTGGTTGGCGCTGACGACTTCACGTTACTGGGCAAGCCTCTCCTGGG gAAGGACCTTGTGCGTGTCGAAGCCACGGTCATCGAGAAGACAGAGTCGTGGCCCAAGGTCAACATGAAGTTCAGGAAGAGGAAGAACTACAGGAAGAAGAACA ttATTGTGAACCCGCAGACCGTCCTCCGGATAAACTCCATTGCAATCGCTCCGCGTCTGTGCTGA
- the IGHMBP2 gene encoding DNA-binding protein SMUBP-2, which yields MASAAVESFVTKQLDLLELERDAEVEERRSWQGNISLKELQRRGVCLLKLQVSSQRTGLYGQLLVTFEPRRCASAGVLPSNSFSSGDIVGVYDEGGQLATGVLTRITQKSVTVAFDQSCDLQLSLDRETAYRLLKLANDVTYKRLKKALIALKKYHTGPASALIEVLFGGRAPSPACDIQVPTFHNASLDASQRDAVLFALSQRELAIIHGPPGTGKTTTVVEVILQAVRRGCKVLCCAPSNVAVDNLVEHLARCGRRVLRLGHPARLLESTQPHSLDAVLARSDGAGIVADIRKDIDQVLVKMKKSQDKGEKSSFRNEMRLLRKELREREEAAMLGSLRAAEVVLATNTGASSDGPLKLLPDGYFDMVVIDECAQAVEASCWVPLLKASKCVLAGDHKQLPPTVISPKAAQAGLALSLMERLAEECGAAVVRTLTVQYRMHRAIMQWASEALYSGQLTAHPSVAEQLLRDLPGVAATEETGLPLLLVDTAGCGLSEMEGEEDQSKGNPGEVRLVCSHIQALVDAGVLARDIAVITPYNLQVDLLRQSLAHRYPELEIKSVDGFQGREKEAVVLSFVRSNRKGEVGFLAEDRRINVAITRARRHVVVVCDSRTVGNHAFLKTLLDYFTAHGEVRTAFEYLDDIVPENYSHENSQGHGQGGAKPQGSAASARKPGSLRLEGAREARAAARPAQKTAGGKPGGPKARAQPRAGSPEGTGSRDPVEHLRTMIAEFVASEQTQLEFPTSLNSHDRLRVHQIAEEFGLRHDSAGEGRARFITVSKRARPAPAVPPATAVPPATAVPPATAVPPAPARADSQAALQPEPPSPTRAGPPAGEPGRDLRALHLERLQREQGRQEQPATDGSRAVGSGLRKLPEKKKKKDVKGPAALDLPAAEDFDALVSAAMKADNTCGLAKCTASVVTLGQLCPHCGRRYCLSHCLPEIHGCGDRARAHARQRISREGVLYAGSGTKDRSLDPSRRAQLQQRLDKKLDQLSGQRKSRRKEQGK from the exons ATGGCCTCGGCGGCCGTGGAGAGCTTCGTGACCAAGCAGTTGGACCTGCTGGAGCTCGAGAGAGACGCGGAGGTCGAGGAGCGCAG GTCCTGGCAGGGAAATATCTCTCTCAAAGAGCTCCAGAGGCGAGGCGTCTGTTTGCTGAAGCTGCAGGTGTCCAGCCAGCGGACCGGGCTGTACGGACAGCTGCTGGTCACCTTCGAGCCCCGGAGATGCGCGTCTGCGGGAGTGCTGCCCAGTAACAGCTTCTCTTCCG GCGATATTGTAGGCGTGTATGACGAAGGCGGTCAGCTGGCCACTGGGGTCCTGACCCGGATCACCCAGAAATCGGTCACAGTGGCCTTCGACCAGTCCTGTGACCTCCAGCTGAGCCTGGACCGAGAGACTGCCTACCGACTGTTAAAACTGGCCAATGATGTCACTTACAAGCGCCTGAAAAA AGCGCTCATCGCCCTGAAGAAGTACCACACCGGCCCCGCGTCCGCGCTCATAGAGGTCCTGTTTGGCGGCCGAGCCCCCAGTCCTGCCTGTGACATAC AGGTGCCGACCTTCCATAACGCCTCCCTGGACGCCTCCCAGAGGGACGCAGTCTTGTTTGCGCTGTCCCAGAGAGAGCTGGCCATCATCCACGGGCCCCCGGGCACCGGCAAGACCACCACGGTGGTGGAGGTCATCCTTCAGGCCGTGCGGCGGGGCTGCAAG GTCCTGTGCTGCGCGCCCTCCAACGTCGCCGTGGACAACCTGGTGGAGCATCTGGCTCGGTGCGGGCGCAGGGTCCTGCGGCTGGGCCACCCCGCACGGCTGCTGGAGTCCACCCAGCCGCACTCCCTGGACGCGGTGCTGGCCCGCAGTGACGGTGCCGGCATCGTGGCAGACATCCGGAAGGACATCGACCAGGTCTTG GTGAAGATGAAGAAGAGCCAGGATAAGGGAGAGAAGAGCAGCTTCCGAAACGAGATGAGGCTGCTGAGGAAGGAACTGCGGGAGCGGGAGGAGGCCGCCATGCTGGGGAGTCTCCGGGCAGCCGAGGTGGTCCTGGCCACCAACACGG GTGCTTCTTCCGACGGCCCCCTGAAGCTGCTGCCGGACGGCTACTTCGACATGGTGGTCATCGACGAGTGTGCCCAGGCTGTGGAAGCCAGCTGCTGGGTCCCCCTGCTGAAGGCCAGCAAGTGCGTCCTGGCTGGGGACCACAAGCAGCTGCCCCCCACCGTCATCTCCCCCAA GGCCGCGCAGGCGGGACTGGCGCTGAGCCTGATGGAGCGCCTGGCTGAGGAGTGCGGCGCGGCGGTGGTGCGCACGCTGACGGTGCAGTACCGCATGCACCGCGCCATCATGCAGTGGGCCTCGGAGGCGCTGTACAGCGGGCAGCTCACAGCGCACCCTTCTGTGGCAGAGCAGCTCTTGCG GGACCTCCCGGGAGTGGCTGCCACCGAGGAGACGGGCCTTCCCCTGCTGCTCGTGGACACGGCGGGCTGCGGGCTGTCCgagatggagggggaggaggaccaGTCTAAGGGGAACCCCG GTGAAGTGCGCCTCGTCTGCTCACACATCCAGGCTCTGGTGGATGCTGGCGTCCTGGCGAGGGACATCGCCGTCATCACGCCCTACAACCTGCAG GTGGATCTGCTCAGACAGAGCCTCGCTCACAGGTACCCTGAGCTCGAGATTAAGTCCGTCGACGGCTTCCAGGGCCGGGAGAAGGAGGCCGTGGTGCTGTCCTTCGTCAGATCCAACAGGAAAG GTGAAGTTGGTTTCCTTGCGGAGGACCGGCGGATCAACGTCGCCATCACCCGCGCACGGCGCCACGTGGTGGTCGTCTGTGACTCGCGCACGGTGGGCAACCACGCCTTCCTGAAGACCCTGCTGGATTACTTCACGGCACACGGGGAGGTGCGCACGGCCTTTGAGTATCTGGACGACATCGTCCCTGAAAACTATTCCCATGAGAATTCCCAGGGCCACGGCCAAGGCGGCGCAAAGCCCCAGGGCTCTGCCGCCTCCGCCAGGAAACCAGGAAGCCTGCGGCTGGAGGGAGCCCGGGAGGCCAGAGCAGCTGCCAGGCCGGCCCAGAAGACAGCGGGCGGGAAGCCTGGAGGCCCCAAGGCCCGTGCACAGCCCCGCGCAGGCAGCCCTGAGGGCACGGGCAGCAGAGACCCCGTCGAGCACTTAAGGACCATGATAGCAGAGTTTGTGGCGAGTGAGCAAACGCAGTTGGAGTTTCCCACGTCCCTGAACTCGCACGACAGGCTGCGCGTCCACCAGATAGCCGAGGAGTTCGGGCTGAGGCACGACAGCGCCGGGGAAGGGAGGGCCAGGTTCATAACTGTGAGCAAGAGAGCTCGGCCGGCCCCGGCAGTCCCACCAGCCACGGCGGTCCCACCAGCTACGGCGGTCCCACCAGCTACGGCGGTCCCACCGGCCCCGGCGCGGGCTGACAGCCAAGCTGCTCTCCAGCCTGAGCCCCCCAGCCCCACGCGGGCGGGACCCCCTGCCGGAGAGCCGGGCCGGGACCTGAGGGCTCTGCAcctggagaggctgcagagggaGCAGGGCCGGCAGGAGCAGCCAGCCACGGATGGGTCACGAGCTGTGGGCTCGGGGCTGCGGAAgttaccagaaaagaaaaagaagaaagatgtgAAAG GACCTGCGGCCCTAGATCTGCCCGCCGCGGAGGACTTCGACGCCCTCGTCTCTGCCGCCATGAAGGCCGATAACACCTGTGGCCTCGCCAAGTGCACGGCCAGCGTCGTGACTCTGGGCCAGCTCTGCCCACACTGCGGCCGCCGCTACTGCCTCAGCCACTGCCTGCCCGAG ATCCACGGCTGCGGGGACAGGGCGCGTGCCCACGCCCGGCAGAGAATCAGCCGGGAAGGAGTGCTGTACGCCGGCAGTGGGACCAAGGACAGGTCCCTGGACCCATCCAGGAGGGCGCAGCTCCAGCAGCGGCTGGACAAGAAGCTGGACCAGCTGAGTGGccagaggaagagcaggaggaaagAGCAGGGGAAGTGA